One genomic window of Campylobacter curvus includes the following:
- the hypA gene encoding hydrogenase maturation nickel metallochaperone HypA, with translation MHELSIVQNLVTLCEQNAAKQNAKEVLRLEIKVGRLSGVEPHYLQSAFDVYKNGTICENAQLVINLQGIVVKCEECGFDGELKENDFTCPKCKSQNLRVLDGEDMYLMKLEMR, from the coding sequence ATGCACGAGCTTAGTATAGTTCAAAATTTAGTCACTTTATGCGAGCAAAACGCCGCCAAACAAAATGCCAAAGAGGTGCTAAGGCTCGAGATAAAGGTAGGGCGGCTAAGCGGAGTCGAGCCTCACTATCTGCAAAGCGCCTTTGACGTCTATAAAAATGGCACTATCTGCGAAAACGCCCAGCTCGTGATAAATCTGCAAGGCATCGTGGTAAAGTGCGAAGAGTGCGGATTTGACGGGGAGCTGAAAGAAAACGACTTCACCTGTCCAAAATGCAAAAGCCAAAATTTAAGAGTGCTTGACGGTGAGGATATGTATCTCATGAAGCTTGAGATGAGATAG
- the hypE gene encoding hydrogenase expression/formation protein HypE, which translates to MKKIMLSHGGGGEEMNSLINETIFNIFDNEILRDSNDSAILNLNGKTAFSSDSFVVTPIFFSGGDIGKIAACGTINDLAMVAASAKYLSCSLIIEEGLEISELETVLSSLAKVCKEADVKVVCGDTKVVPKGKCDKIFINTAGIGEIVCEGVELKNLKPGAKILLSGDIGRHGGVVLANREEFELSSNLTSDCKSLKGVVLKLLKEGVKPQCMRDATRGGLSAVLNEWAKFTRSDILVFEEKIRVSDEVTGICELFGFEPYELANEGTFVLAVDEAQADKALEILREFDENAAIIGEVLSEQNSRVVIENAYKSRRFLEPPKGELLPRIC; encoded by the coding sequence TTGAAAAAAATAATGCTCAGCCACGGCGGTGGCGGCGAAGAGATGAATTCTCTCATAAATGAAACGATATTTAATATCTTCGATAATGAAATTTTACGCGACAGCAACGACTCGGCGATACTGAATTTAAACGGCAAAACAGCCTTTAGCTCGGACAGCTTCGTCGTCACGCCGATATTTTTTTCAGGCGGCGACATAGGCAAGATCGCAGCCTGCGGCACGATAAACGACCTGGCGATGGTAGCGGCCAGCGCAAAGTATCTAAGCTGCTCTTTGATCATCGAAGAGGGGCTTGAGATCTCAGAGCTTGAGACCGTTTTAAGCTCGCTGGCAAAGGTTTGTAAAGAGGCTGACGTAAAGGTCGTTTGTGGTGATACGAAGGTCGTGCCAAAGGGTAAATGCGATAAAATTTTCATAAACACGGCCGGTATAGGTGAGATAGTTTGCGAGGGCGTGGAGCTCAAAAATCTAAAACCAGGCGCTAAAATTTTACTCTCGGGCGACATCGGCAGACATGGCGGTGTAGTGCTTGCAAATAGAGAAGAATTCGAGCTTAGCTCAAATTTGACTAGCGACTGCAAGAGCTTAAAAGGCGTCGTCTTAAAGCTCTTAAAAGAGGGTGTGAAGCCTCAATGTATGCGCGATGCTACACGCGGCGGGCTTAGCGCGGTGCTAAACGAGTGGGCGAAATTTACTAGATCTGACATCTTGGTCTTTGAGGAAAAGATAAGGGTGAGCGACGAGGTCACCGGCATCTGCGAGCTTTTTGGCTTTGAGCCTTACGAGCTTGCAAACGAGGGGACTTTCGTGCTGGCGGTAGATGAAGCGCAGGCTGATAAGGCGCTTGAAATTTTAAGAGAATTTGACGAAAACGCCGCTATCATCGGCGAGGTCTTGAGCGAGCAAAATTCTCGCGTCGTCATTGAAAACGCCTATAAGTCGCGCAGGTTTCTCGAGCCACCAAAGGGCGAGCTCTTGCCTAGGATCTGCTGA
- the hypD gene encoding hydrogenase formation protein HypD — protein MDLINDFRDKELILSLSKLIIQRSKKPLNIMEICGGHTHSIMKFGLSQLVGEHINFIHGPGCPVCVMPKTRIDEACKLAAMPGVIFCTLADMLRVPGSATSLQKLRGEGHDIRALYSPLDCIKIAQQNEDKKVIFFAIGFETTTPMSANLVQKTLELGIKNLYFHINHVTVPAPVRAIMSDENVKIDAFLGPSHVSVITGSAIYEDLANEFKRPIAISGFEPLDIMASVLNLVDQQNAGTFEVYNEYARAVRKEGNLKAKELIARYFEPCDFEWRGLGMIAKSGMKLKPEFANIDAREQFDCDVRSANESKACICGKILRGQAKPPECKVFGRACTPQNPIGSCMVSSEGACAAYFKYARVG, from the coding sequence GTGGATCTAATTAACGATTTTCGCGATAAAGAGCTCATTTTAAGCCTCTCAAAGCTCATAATCCAGCGTAGCAAAAAGCCGCTAAATATAATGGAAATTTGCGGCGGTCATACGCACTCCATTATGAAATTTGGCCTATCGCAGCTTGTGGGAGAGCATATAAATTTCATCCACGGACCGGGTTGTCCTGTCTGCGTGATGCCAAAAACACGCATAGATGAGGCCTGTAAACTAGCCGCGATGCCGGGCGTGATATTTTGCACGCTAGCTGACATGCTACGCGTACCGGGCTCTGCTACCAGCTTGCAAAAGCTTCGCGGCGAAGGACACGACATCAGAGCGCTTTATAGTCCGCTTGATTGCATAAAGATCGCTCAGCAAAACGAAGACAAAAAGGTCATATTTTTTGCGATCGGCTTTGAGACCACGACGCCCATGAGCGCAAATTTAGTGCAAAAAACGCTAGAACTTGGCATCAAAAATTTATATTTTCATATCAACCACGTGACTGTGCCGGCTCCCGTGCGAGCGATAATGAGCGATGAAAACGTAAAGATAGACGCATTTTTGGGCCCTAGTCACGTCAGCGTGATAACAGGAAGCGCTATTTATGAGGATCTGGCGAATGAATTCAAGCGGCCTATCGCTATAAGCGGCTTTGAACCGCTTGACATAATGGCCAGCGTGCTAAATTTAGTCGATCAGCAAAACGCAGGCACCTTTGAAGTCTATAACGAATACGCGCGTGCCGTGCGAAAAGAGGGGAATTTAAAGGCAAAAGAGCTCATAGCGCGCTATTTTGAGCCATGCGATTTTGAGTGGCGCGGACTGGGTATGATAGCAAAAAGCGGCATGAAGCTAAAGCCAGAATTTGCAAATATCGACGCCAGAGAGCAGTTTGACTGCGATGTGAGAAGCGCTAACGAGAGCAAAGCCTGCATCTGCGGCAAAATTTTGCGCGGCCAAGCCAAACCGCCGGAGTGTAAGGTCTTTGGCAGAGCCTGCACACCGCAAAACCCGATAGGCTCGTGCATGGTCTCTAGCGAGGGCGCATGCGCGGCATATTTTAAATACGCAAGAGTGGGCTAA
- a CDS encoding HypC/HybG/HupF family hydrogenase formation chaperone: MCLSIPSKVIEIDADNVALVETLGVQRRVSLDLISEPVSVGEYVLIHVGYAMQKIDTAFALDSLEAYRQIAEDMKNGVIDENEGDMGLKDLRGSN, from the coding sequence ATGTGCCTGTCGATCCCATCAAAAGTAATAGAAATAGATGCCGATAATGTCGCTCTAGTCGAGACTCTAGGCGTGCAAAGACGCGTCAGCTTGGATCTCATCAGTGAGCCCGTCAGTGTAGGCGAATACGTGCTCATCCACGTCGGATACGCGATGCAAAAGATCGACACGGCGTTTGCGCTTGATAGCTTAGAGGCCTACCGTCAGATAGCCGAGGATATGAAAAACGGCGTCATAGACGAGAATGAGGGCGATATGGGGCTAAAGGATCTGCGTGGATCTAATTAA
- the hypB gene encoding hydrogenase nickel incorporation protein HypB, which translates to MCKDCGCSMGNHAHEHTHKDGVTHSHAHTHDAAVPHERDDHSHEHHSHAHTHADGTTHTHEHSHENLASHEQDKHDHQHEHAHPVLNESKTIDVIEKILSANDAEAAHNRAHLDELKILCVNLMSSPGAGKTTLLESTIKGSDFKIGVVEGDLETNQDADRIVKAGASAYQISTGQTCHLDAFMVHEGLHHLPLNELDVVFIENVGNLVCPASYDVGSHFNAVLLSVPEGDDKVSKYPVMFRAADVVLITKISLAPHFDFDVERVKNDARKLNPKVDIFTIDSKTGEGVQQWINYLKFKKELR; encoded by the coding sequence ATGTGTAAAGATTGCGGTTGTTCTATGGGTAACCACGCCCACGAACACACACATAAAGACGGAGTGACACACTCTCATGCTCATACGCATGATGCGGCAGTCCCTCACGAAAGAGACGATCATTCTCACGAGCATCACAGCCATGCCCACACTCACGCTGACGGTACGACGCATACGCATGAGCATTCACATGAAAATTTAGCCTCTCACGAGCAAGACAAGCACGATCATCAGCATGAGCATGCTCATCCGGTGCTAAACGAGAGCAAAACGATAGACGTGATAGAAAAAATTTTATCTGCAAACGACGCCGAAGCGGCTCACAACAGAGCTCATTTAGACGAGCTTAAAATTTTATGCGTAAATTTGATGAGTAGTCCGGGTGCCGGCAAGACCACGCTTTTAGAATCGACCATAAAAGGCTCAGACTTTAAGATCGGAGTCGTCGAGGGCGATCTGGAGACCAACCAAGATGCCGACCGTATCGTAAAGGCCGGAGCTAGCGCCTATCAGATAAGCACCGGTCAGACTTGCCATTTAGACGCTTTCATGGTGCATGAAGGGCTTCATCATCTGCCTTTAAACGAGCTTGATGTCGTCTTTATCGAAAATGTCGGAAATTTAGTCTGTCCAGCCAGCTACGATGTGGGTTCGCATTTTAACGCGGTCTTGCTCTCTGTGCCGGAGGGCGATGACAAGGTTAGCAAATATCCTGTCATGTTTCGTGCGGCGGACGTCGTTTTGATAACTAAAATTTCGCTCGCTCCTCATTTTGACTTTGATGTCGAGCGCGTGAAAAATGACGCCAGGAAGCTAAACCCAAAGGTAGATATTTTCACGATCGACAGCAAGACGGGCGAGGGCGTGCAGCAGTGGATAAACTATCTGAAATTTAAAAAAGAGCTAAGATAA
- a CDS encoding GDYXXLXY domain-containing protein yields the protein MRAKLILSAVIFQILALLAMLANAYAPLYFGKDIRVDVSLYDPRDLLRGNYVSLQYDFTRNLPIFHGAYDEEVDENQSIGKDKIYVSLKPDENGTYQSDGYSFERPKDGVFIVGSMDYEGAKFGIEAFFMPPQKAIQMEKDIRDSGAYAVLAVMDNGKARVKDIVPKGKFYIKF from the coding sequence ATGAGAGCCAAGCTCATACTTTCGGCCGTGATCTTTCAAATTTTAGCCTTGCTGGCGATGCTGGCAAATGCGTATGCTCCGCTTTATTTTGGCAAAGATATACGTGTGGATGTCAGTTTATACGACCCGCGCGATCTTTTACGCGGAAACTACGTGAGCTTGCAGTATGATTTTACCAGGAATTTGCCTATATTTCACGGAGCTTATGACGAAGAGGTCGATGAAAACCAAAGCATAGGCAAAGACAAAATTTACGTTAGTCTAAAGCCCGATGAAAACGGGACGTATCAAAGCGACGGATATAGCTTTGAACGACCAAAAGATGGTGTTTTTATAGTAGGCTCGATGGATTATGAAGGAGCAAAATTTGGCATCGAGGCGTTTTTCATGCCGCCTCAAAAAGCCATACAAATGGAAAAGGATATAAGAGATAGCGGAGCGTATGCCGTTTTAGCCGTGATGGATAACGGCAAGGCTCGCGTCAAAGATATAGTGCCTAAGGGCAAATTTTATATTAAATTTTAA
- a CDS encoding DUF2157 domain-containing protein codes for MNPFNKDFLSDEIVKWRDKGIIDTQTAQKIASLYNINLNSTHDVTNFILKLVAYLFFSLAFFTLIGANWEEIPRFGRLLIVLFVLALVNLGGFFTLKKGKENSATALFLLGNFCYGAAIALIAQIYHLGEHMADGVLLWAVGSFALSFAVGRSILIAQSLAIALFWFIMEAGFGLVMHGFLIFVAISCYVLWRDSSRILTGLIFISVFVYLVFAILRATPVELLDSIFIRSIVFFALSYCMLCASAALVVENFGKFHIAEYLKTTSITCGVAVLLVSMTFYDLDLLLFQTDMESVAFYKTIFGYVAAAFIVICALIFAKFRRYYSLLLCVGLFFLPILIENFSDYSKAIFSFISVLAGIVLIKQNYLNFGLIVIFCVAIVRYIDLIGDYIGASLLFMAFAVTVLVMSRKRRAK; via the coding sequence ATGAATCCTTTTAATAAAGATTTCCTCTCTGATGAGATCGTGAAATGGCGTGATAAAGGCATCATAGACACCCAGACTGCGCAAAAGATAGCCTCTCTTTACAATATAAATTTAAACAGCACGCATGACGTCACGAACTTTATACTTAAGCTCGTAGCGTATCTGTTTTTTTCGCTTGCGTTTTTTACGCTTATCGGAGCTAACTGGGAGGAGATACCGCGTTTTGGTAGGCTCTTGATCGTTCTTTTCGTGCTCGCTCTTGTAAATTTAGGCGGCTTTTTCACGCTTAAAAAGGGCAAAGAAAATAGCGCCACGGCGTTATTTTTACTTGGGAATTTTTGCTACGGAGCGGCGATAGCCTTGATAGCTCAGATCTATCATTTGGGCGAACATATGGCTGATGGCGTGCTACTTTGGGCGGTGGGCTCTTTTGCGCTATCCTTTGCCGTAGGCAGATCGATCCTGATCGCTCAAAGCCTTGCCATAGCGCTTTTTTGGTTTATCATGGAGGCAGGATTTGGCCTTGTGATGCACGGCTTTTTGATATTTGTCGCCATCAGCTGCTACGTGCTTTGGCGCGATAGCTCGAGGATACTCACAGGGCTTATTTTTATCAGCGTTTTCGTATATTTGGTGTTTGCCATCTTGCGAGCTACACCCGTAGAGCTGCTAGATAGCATATTTATAAGAAGCATCGTATTTTTTGCGCTCTCATATTGTATGCTGTGCGCGTCGGCTGCGCTTGTGGTGGAAAATTTTGGCAAATTTCATATCGCCGAGTATCTAAAAACGACGTCTATCACTTGCGGAGTCGCGGTGTTGCTCGTGTCGATGACGTTTTATGATCTTGACCTCCTTCTTTTTCAGACGGATATGGAGTCGGTCGCATTTTATAAGACGATATTTGGCTACGTAGCAGCCGCATTTATCGTGATTTGTGCATTGATATTTGCTAAATTTAGGAGGTATTACTCGTTACTTCTTTGCGTGGGGCTGTTTTTCCTACCGATCTTGATCGAAAATTTCAGCGATTATTCAAAGGCGATATTTTCGTTCATAAGCGTGTTGGCAGGCATCGTGCTCATCAAGCAAAATTATCTGAATTTTGGCCTTATAGTGATATTTTGTGTCGCTATCGTCAGATATATCGATCTGATAGGAGACTATATCGGAGCTAGTTTATTGTTTATGGCATTTGCCGTGACCGTGCTCGTGATGTCTCGAAAAAGGAGGGCTAAATGA
- the nhaA gene encoding Na+/H+ antiporter NhaA produces MCSENFKKFLVSEASGGIFLIAAAVIAMVLQNGFFSEFYNSFLHIDMGFKFGEFLLQKPLILWVNDGLMAIFFFVLGLELKREILEGELRNPAQVVLPAVGAIGGIVVPAFIFYLFNHADSFATRGWAIPTATDTAFALGIIMILGARVPASLKIFLVTLAIIDDVCAILIMAIFYSGDLSFMSFGVAAIVMLGLLALNLLNVNKKSFYLILGIILWISVLKSGVHATLAGVISAFFIPLKCKNSDKSLLKEIEHDLHGYITYFVLPVFAFVNAGISLKGIGLEQLAHPVSLGVILGLFLGKQIGVFGFCFVAIKLGFAKLPKYSCWISFYGLCILTGIGFTMSLFINSLSYNDTDKFAYADKLSVLIASVISGVLGYIVLYIASVKKEKIKVKA; encoded by the coding sequence ATGTGTAGCGAGAATTTTAAAAAATTTCTTGTCAGTGAGGCTAGCGGCGGTATATTTTTGATCGCTGCAGCCGTCATTGCTATGGTGCTTCAAAACGGCTTTTTTAGCGAATTTTACAACTCTTTTTTACATATCGACATGGGCTTTAAATTTGGCGAGTTTTTGCTCCAAAAGCCGCTCATTTTATGGGTCAATGACGGGCTGATGGCGATATTTTTCTTTGTTTTAGGGCTTGAGCTGAAGCGTGAAATTTTAGAGGGTGAGCTTCGTAACCCCGCTCAAGTCGTGCTTCCGGCTGTCGGTGCGATAGGCGGCATCGTCGTGCCCGCGTTCATATTTTATTTATTCAACCACGCAGACAGCTTTGCCACAAGAGGCTGGGCGATACCTACTGCGACCGATACGGCGTTCGCACTTGGCATCATAATGATACTTGGCGCTAGAGTGCCTGCTAGTCTTAAAATTTTCCTCGTTACGCTAGCTATCATCGACGATGTGTGCGCGATCCTCATAATGGCGATATTTTATAGCGGCGATCTTTCGTTTATGTCATTTGGCGTGGCGGCTATCGTCATGCTGGGACTCTTAGCGCTAAATTTACTAAATGTCAATAAAAAATCCTTTTATCTCATACTTGGCATCATTTTATGGATAAGCGTGCTAAAATCCGGCGTCCATGCTACGCTAGCTGGCGTCATATCCGCATTTTTCATACCGCTAAAGTGCAAAAATAGCGATAAATCGCTCTTAAAAGAGATAGAGCACGATCTGCACGGCTATATTACTTATTTCGTTTTGCCAGTCTTTGCTTTTGTAAATGCGGGCATTTCGCTTAAGGGCATAGGACTGGAACAGCTGGCGCATCCTGTCTCGCTGGGCGTGATCTTGGGACTATTTTTAGGCAAGCAAATAGGCGTCTTTGGCTTTTGCTTTGTCGCGATAAAGCTTGGCTTTGCGAAGCTGCCCAAATACTCCTGCTGGATATCGTTTTACGGGCTTTGCATACTAACCGGCATCGGCTTTACGATGAGCCTTTTTATAAATTCTCTCTCTTACAATGATACCGATAAATTCGCCTACGCCGACAAGCTCTCGGTCCTGATAGCCTCTGTGATATCAGGAGTGCTTGGCTATATCGTGCTTTATATAGCAAGCGTGAAAAAAGAAAAGATCAAAGTGAAGGCGTAA
- the nikR gene encoding nickel-responsive transcriptional regulator NikR, whose product MDNIIRFSVSLPSQLLDELDKKVGEQGYASRSEFTRDLIREKIVNDSWKDAKEELIGVLTLIYVHHQNDLINKMMDIEHDADVTIICTNHVHVDHHNCLETITLRGEAAKIEHFSDRIAGLKGVKFAKLTKAAVPKF is encoded by the coding sequence ATGGACAACATCATACGTTTCAGCGTTTCTTTACCGTCGCAGTTGCTTGACGAGCTCGACAAAAAGGTGGGTGAACAAGGTTACGCCTCAAGGAGTGAATTTACGCGTGATCTCATCCGAGAAAAGATCGTGAATGACAGCTGGAAAGACGCTAAAGAGGAGCTGATTGGCGTTCTTACGCTCATTTACGTGCATCATCAAAACGATCTCATCAATAAAATGATGGATATCGAGCATGACGCTGATGTCACTATCATCTGCACGAATCACGTCCATGTCGACCACCATAACTGTCTGGAGACCATCACTTTGCGCGGAGAGGCTGCAAAGATAGAGCATTTCTCAGACAGGATAGCAGGGCTAAAGGGCGTGAAATTCGCAAAGCTCACTAAAGCCGCCGTGCCTAAATTCTAA
- the hypF gene encoding carbamoyltransferase HypF, with product MKSSYRYEISGLVQGVGFRPFVYNLALRFGLFGEVYNDDEGVKLCLFGETSDIAKFEKALFGELPELARIDELKRFESKLEFSDFKIISSKSAKKQAPILPDFALCADCEREFYDPANPRYHYAFINCTNCGPRFSIIKSLPYDRPNTTMSKFKMCGFCEGEYKDPLNRRYHAQPVSCPNCGPALMLKDKTGKILSKDDEAAKQAAKLINEDKILAVKGLGGFHLVCDAHDENAVNLLRKRKNRPSKPFAIMSKNLQSARNLAHISDAQAKLLSSNLKPIVLLQSAKNSPLAPSVAPNLNKVGVMLAFSGIHLLLFEYLNHDIVATSANVSGEVVIYDEKQLLDKLGGVFDYYLDHDREIYSPSDDSIAFVVDDEPIFIRTSRGLNPKFFRSKFSQKGTFLALGAELKDQFAIYKDGEVMLSPYIGDLKNIAVFERFEAILKLFVSTYELKFDAIIADMHPHFLNVKWAKEQGFTPICVQHHYAHLLSVMFENDLPRERKFLGFCFDGTGYAPSGEIWGGEVMIVDARGFERIYHFDEFALIGGESSIKHIWQIAYSIILKYGLEAQAENFLKSHDKKSLNNLKIIAQKGINSPQTSSLGRIFDAFASIVLSMSESGYEGESGMRLEALYDENLDVSYKFSLQDGAINFKEAIKGALKDEPRLAATAFINALANIVCEIAKGQNLPVLLSGGVFQNATLLRKIVRNFRRDGVEFYLNKKFCSNDSGVSLGQLYYYLCSF from the coding sequence TTGAAGTCTTCGTATAGATATGAAATTTCAGGACTCGTTCAGGGCGTAGGCTTTCGTCCGTTCGTTTATAACCTAGCGCTTAGATTCGGGCTTTTTGGAGAGGTTTATAACGACGATGAGGGCGTGAAGCTGTGCCTTTTTGGCGAGACCTCGGATATAGCAAAATTTGAAAAAGCCTTGTTTGGCGAGCTGCCCGAGCTAGCGCGCATAGACGAGCTTAAAAGATTTGAGAGCAAGCTGGAATTTAGCGATTTTAAAATAATCTCCTCTAAAAGCGCAAAAAAACAAGCGCCTATCCTGCCCGACTTTGCCCTATGTGCCGACTGTGAGAGGGAGTTTTACGACCCTGCAAACCCGCGATATCACTACGCTTTCATAAACTGCACCAACTGCGGACCGAGGTTTTCCATCATAAAAAGCTTGCCATACGACAGACCAAATACGACGATGAGTAAATTTAAAATGTGCGGATTTTGCGAGGGCGAATACAAAGACCCCTTAAACCGCCGCTATCACGCTCAGCCCGTATCTTGCCCAAACTGCGGGCCCGCACTCATGCTAAAAGATAAAACGGGCAAAATTTTAAGCAAAGATGATGAGGCGGCAAAGCAGGCGGCAAAGCTCATAAACGAGGATAAAATTCTGGCTGTCAAAGGGCTTGGCGGCTTTCATCTAGTCTGTGACGCACACGACGAAAATGCCGTAAATTTACTACGAAAACGCAAAAATCGCCCGAGCAAGCCGTTTGCCATAATGAGTAAAAATTTACAAAGCGCACGAAATTTGGCGCACATTTCAGACGCACAGGCAAAGCTTCTAAGCTCAAATTTAAAGCCGATCGTTTTGCTGCAAAGTGCTAAAAATTCGCCGCTTGCTCCCAGCGTAGCGCCAAATTTGAACAAAGTAGGCGTCATGCTGGCCTTTAGCGGCATACATCTCTTGCTCTTTGAGTATCTAAACCACGACATCGTAGCCACCAGCGCAAACGTCTCCGGCGAAGTGGTGATATATGATGAAAAGCAGCTACTAGATAAGCTTGGGGGCGTATTTGATTATTACCTCGACCATGACCGCGAGATATACTCGCCAAGCGATGATAGCATCGCCTTTGTAGTAGACGACGAGCCTATCTTTATACGCACTAGCCGCGGGCTAAATCCAAAATTTTTCCGCTCGAAATTCAGTCAAAAAGGGACGTTTTTAGCCCTTGGCGCGGAGCTAAAGGATCAGTTTGCGATCTATAAAGACGGCGAAGTGATGTTGAGTCCTTACATAGGCGATCTAAAAAACATCGCCGTTTTTGAGCGATTCGAGGCCATTTTAAAGCTTTTCGTCTCGACATACGAGCTTAAATTTGACGCCATCATAGCCGATATGCACCCACATTTTTTAAACGTCAAATGGGCCAAAGAGCAGGGCTTCACGCCTATTTGCGTGCAGCATCACTACGCGCATCTGCTTTCTGTCATGTTTGAAAACGACCTGCCAAGAGAGCGCAAATTTTTAGGATTTTGCTTTGATGGCACCGGCTACGCGCCAAGCGGCGAGATCTGGGGCGGCGAGGTCATGATAGTGGACGCGCGAGGTTTTGAGCGGATATATCATTTTGATGAGTTTGCATTGATAGGTGGCGAGAGCAGCATAAAGCACATCTGGCAGATCGCATACTCGATCATTTTAAAATACGGCTTAGAAGCGCAGGCGGAAAATTTCCTGAAAAGCCACGATAAAAAGAGCTTGAATAATCTAAAAATCATCGCGCAAAAGGGTATAAACTCGCCTCAAACGAGCTCGCTGGGACGGATATTCGACGCATTTGCGAGCATCGTTTTATCAATGAGCGAGTCTGGCTACGAGGGCGAGAGCGGCATGAGGCTGGAGGCGCTTTATGATGAAAATTTGGACGTTTCTTATAAATTTAGCCTGCAAGACGGCGCGATAAATTTCAAAGAGGCCATTAAAGGCGCGCTAAAAGATGAGCCAAGGCTCGCTGCAACAGCCTTTATAAATGCACTGGCAAACATCGTCTGCGAGATAGCAAAAGGGCAAAATTTACCCGTTTTACTCTCCGGTGGCGTGTTTCAAAACGCTACGCTTCTAAGAAAGATCGTGCGAAATTTCAGGCGCGACGGGGTGGAATTTTATCTAAATAAAAAATTTTGCAGCAACGACTCGGGCGTTAGCTTGGGTCAATTGTATTATTATTTATGCTCCTTTTAA